The Argentina anserina chromosome 3, drPotAnse1.1, whole genome shotgun sequence genome includes a region encoding these proteins:
- the LOC126786769 gene encoding UDP-xylose transporter 1 → MGEMTGFQLGVIGALFLSVASSVSIVICNKALMSNLGFPFATTLTSWHLMVTFCTLHVANRLNFFESKSIDMKTVMLFGILNGVSIGLLNLSLGFNSVGFYQMTKLAIIPFTVLVETIFLKKQFSQQIKFSLFLLLVGVGIASVTDLQLNFVGTILSLLAIITTCAGQILTNTIQKRLNVSSTQLLYQSAPFQAAILFVSGPVVDQFLTKQSVFSHKYSLIVLVFIILSCLIAVSVNFSTFLVIGKTSPVTYQVLGHLKTCLVLGFGYTLLHDPFTDRNIIGILVAIFGMGLYSYCCAQENKKKQAADVTDGASLLSQDKDSHEVKKLTKNSLV, encoded by the exons ATGGGAGAAATGACCGGCTTCCAATTGGGCGTTATTGGTGCACTGTTTCTCTCAGTGGCATCATCTGTCTCCATTGTTATATGCAACAAAGCCCTGATGAGCAACCTTGGCTTCCCATTTG CAACTACACTTACCAGTTGGCATCTCATGGTAACTTTCTGCACACTTCATGTGGCAAATCGTCTCAATTTCTTCGAAAGCAAGTCAATTGACATGAAGACTGTCATGCTCTTTGGTATTCTAAATGGTGTTTCAATTGGACTGCTCAACTTGAGTCTGGGATTCAATTCTGTTGGGTTTTACCAG ATGACTAAGCTTGCAATCATACCATTTACTGTGTTAGTGGAGACTATTTTCCTTAAAAAGCAATTCAG CCAGCAGATAaaattttctctcttcctATTACTTGTTGGAGTTGGCATTGCCTCTGTGACAGATCTCCAGCTCAATTTTGTTGGAACCATTCTCTCGCTTCTAGCCATCATAACAACCTGTGCTGGCCAAATT CTAACAAACACAATACAGAAGAGGCTCAATGTTTCTTCTACGCAGCTACTCTACCAGTCAGCACCTTTTCAAGCAGCTATTCTATTCGTCTCTGGACCTGTTGTGGATCAGTTCCTCACCAAGCAAAGTGTCTTTTCCCACAAATACTCCCTCATAGTCTTG GTATTCATCATACTCTCTTGCTTAATAGCCGTGTCTGTGAACTTTAGCACCTTCTTGGTGATTGGCAAGACATCACCAGTGACATATCAAGTTCTAGGGCACCTGAAGACATGCCTTGTTCTAGGTTTCGGCTATACACTACTACATGACCCTTTCACTGATAGGAACATCATCGGAATTCTGGTTGCCATTTTTGGGATGGGTTTGTATTCATATTGCTGTGCACAGGagaacaaaaagaaacaagCAGCTGACGTTACGGATGGTGCTTCACTTTTAAGTCAGGATAAAGATAGCCATGAGGTTAAGAAGTTAACCAAGAACTCTCTTGTTTGA
- the LOC126787326 gene encoding uncharacterized protein LOC126787326, with protein sequence MGTVNRSGIKKSNDSARVIFYTAVGVLFGFAFGVSLQNAFLGKSRFSLPSFDVHFAMRRTTNTHKSLEDEGSEGVPKIYVPTNPAGAETLPPGIIVPQTDLYMRRLWGDPSEDLKKKPKYLVTFTVGINQRKNIDAAVKKFSDDFTILLFHYDGRTSEWDEFEWSKKAIHVSAKRQAKWWYAKRFLHPDVVSAYDYIFIWDEDLGVEHFNAEKYIEVVKKYGLEISQPGLEPNNGLTWEMTKRRGDREAHKDTEEKPGWCSDPHLPPCAAFVEIMAPVFSREAWRCVWHMIQNDLVHGWGLDFALRRCVEPANEKIGVVDSQWIVHQVIPSLGSQGQAEDGKAPWESVRTRCKNEWAEFQSRLLTADKAYLAQRGRGLAEMSMSSYSGSLNSICSVSVKSVSWDDDDHDVVEDVANSLGDDAVEASQAETGNDFVLVKAEIENKEPKASIKGVEEATVPTQASQAHFIDVGWNLHKRIINFCVIPNHKGATIGRILETCLLTISVDNASANKEAIEYMQEKMKELKNPPALDGKYIHCMEKEKLAGNIDRDVLKIPAFDLPTRWNSTFLMLNSSWDVKPSFDRMAREEMNKYKSYFDEDEEPEEEEDAEYVVVTQKETRKRV encoded by the exons ATGGGCACTGTGAACCGCAG TGGGATTAAGAAATCAAATGACAGTGCCAGGGTTATTTTCTATACTGCGGTGGGAGTTCTCTTTGGATTTGCCTTTGGTGTATCATTGCAGAATGCTTTTCTAGGAAAG AGTAGGTTTTCACTTCCATCTTTTGATGTACACTTTGCCATGCGTAGAACAACCAACACACACaaaagtcttgaggatgaagGATCAGAGGGTGTTCCTAAG ATATATGTTCCAACAAATCCAGCTGGTGCTGAAACACTACCTCCAGGAATTATTGTTCCACAAACTGATTTGTACATGCGCAGATTATGGGGTGACCCAAGTGAG GATCTAAAAAAGAAGCCAAAGTACTTGGTAACATTTACCGTTGGTATTAATCAGAGGAAAAATATTGACGCAGCAGTTAAAAAG TTCTCCGATGATTTCACAATCTTGCTTTTTCACTATGATGGCCGGACTAGCGAATGGGACGAATTTGAGTGGTCAAAGAAAGCCATTCATGTTAGTGCGAAGAGACAGGCAAAATG GTGGTATGCAAAAAGATTTCTGCATCCTGATGTCGTGTCAGCTTATGATTATATATTCATTTGGGATGAAGATTTAGGAGTAGAACACTTCAATGCGGAGAA GTATATTGAGGTGGTTAAGAAATATGGTTTGGAAATTTCTCAACCTGGTCTGGAGCCAAATAATGGGTTGACATGGGAGATGACAAAGAGGAGAGGTGACAGAGAAGCCCACAA GGATACAGAAGAGAAACCGGGCTGGTGTAGTGATCCTCATCTGCCCCCTTGTGCAGC GTTTGTGGAAATAATGGCTCCTGTCTTTTCTCGGGAAGCCTGGCGGTGTGTCTGGCACATGATTCAG AATGATTTGGTGCATGGTTGGGGATTGGATTTTGCTCTCCGAAGATGTGTAGAG CctgcaaatgaaaagatcGGCGTAGTTGATTCACAATGGATTGTTCATCAAGTGATTCCTTCCCTTGGGAGCCAG GGACAAGCTGAGGATGGAAAAGCTCCCTGGGAATCG GTTAGAACAAGGTGCAAAAATGAATGGGCTGAATTCCAGTCTCGCCTACTCACTGCAGACAAGGCTTACCTTGCTCAGAGAGGACGAGG CCTTGCAGAGATGTCAATGTCATCTTATTCTGGTTCTCTGAATTCTATTTGTTCTGTTTCTGTCAAATCTGTATCAtgggatgatgatgatcatgatGTAGTCGAAGATGTGGCCAACTCACTTGGAGATGATGCAGTAGAAGCAAGCCAAGCTGAAACGGGGAATGATTTCGTCCTTGTTAAAGCTGAGATTGAGAACAAGGAACCTAAAGCTTCAATTAAAGGTGTAGAAGAAGCAACAGTCCCAACTCAAGCTTCTCAAG CCCACTTCATAGATGTTGGTTGGAATTTACACAAAAGGATAATTAACTTCTGTGTGATTCCCAATCACAAAGGTGCAACTATAGGAAGGATCTTAGAAACTTGTTTGTTGACTATCTCGGTTGACAATGCTAGTGCTAATAAGGAGGCAATagagtatatgcaagagaaaatgAAGGAATTGAAAAACCCTCCGGCATTAGATGGAAAGTACATTCAT TGCATGGAAAAGGAGAAATTAGCAGGGAACATAGATAGGGATGTTTTGAAAATTCCAGCTTTCGATCTTCCAACAAGATGGAATTCCACCTTTTTAATGCTTAACAGTTCTTGGGATGTGAAGCCATCTTTTGATAGGATGGCTAGGGAGGAAATGAATAAGTACAAAAGTTattttgatgaagatgaagaacctgaggaggaagaagatgctGAATATGTTGTTGTGACACAAAaggaaacaagaaaaagagttTGA